CCCGGTCGTTGCCTGCGTGGGGGTCGATGGCGACCAGCTCGACCCCGGGCGCCGCGGCCCGGCCCAGGACCACCGTGGAGCGGCCCCGGAAGCTGCCGATCTCGACGATGCGGCCGCCGTCGGGCACGGCCCTGGCCCCGTCCCAGAGCAGCCGGGCCTGGCCGTCGGTCATCCAGCCCTCGACGTCGGCGACGTCGGCCAGGGTGGCCGCGAAGTCGGGGGCGGTCGGGGGGCCGGAGGGGGTCATCGGTGCAGGGCTCGGCGTGGGTCGGGGAGCAGGGACGGCCGGGCTGCGGGGCCCGGCATGACCACGTCGCCGCAGGACCCGTGCTCTAACGTGAGACGGCTGCCCGGTGCGGGCGGCGCAGGCGCCCCACCCTACTCCGGGGCCCCATCCCACCCCGTGATCCGTTGACCACCCCTCCCCCGCCTCCCGCCGTCCCCGGACCGCCGCCGAAGATGGGCGACATCGCCGCCGCGGCCGGCCTCCAACGGGTGCACCTCATCGCCTGGCGCGACCTCGACGACGTCGAGGCCGGCGGCTCCGAGGTGCACGCCGCCACCGTGGCCCGCCTCTGGGCCGAGGCCGGCCTCGACGTCCTTATGCGCACGTCGTGGGCCCAGGGCCACCCCAACCACGGCCGGCGCGACGGCTACGAGGTGGTACGCAAGGCCGGTCGCTACCAGGTGTTCCCGCGCACCGCCCTGGCCGAGGTGCGCAAGACCTACGGCCGCCCCGACGGCCTGGTCGAGATCTGGAACGGCATGCCGTTCTTCTCCCCCCTGTGGGCCACCGTGCCCCGGGTCGTCGTCCTCCACCACGTCCACGCCGACATGTGGAAGATGGTGCTGCCGCCCAACCTGGCCCGGGTGGGCGACACCGTCGAGCGGCGCGTCGCCCCGCTCATCTACCGGCGCAGCCGCATGATCACCCTCTCGCCGTCCTCCAAGGAGGAGATGGTCGAGCTGGGCTTCCGGCCCGAGCGCATCGACGTGGTCCCGCCCGGCATCGACCCCCGGTTCACCCCCGGCGGCACCCTCGCGGCGCGACCCCTCGTCGTGGGCGCCGGGCGGCTGGCCCCGGTGAAGCGCTTCGACCGGCTCATCCGCGCCGCCGCCGAGGCCCGCCGCACCACCCCGGACCTGGAGCTGGTCATCGCCGGCACCGGCCCGCTCAAGGGGGAGCTGGAGGAGCTCATCGCCGGCCTCGACGCCCAGGAGTGGGTGACCCTGGTCGGACGGGTGAGCGACGAGGAGCTGCTCGACCTCTACCGGCGGGCCTGGGTCATCGCCTCCTCCTCGGTCCGCGAGGGGTGGAACATGACCCTCACCGAGGCGGCCGCCTGCGGCACCCCGGCGGTGGCCACCCGCATCGCCGGCCACGTCGACGCGGTGGCCGACGGCCAGGGCGGCCTGCTGGCCGACGACGACGCCGAGCTGGCCGCCCACCTGGCCGCGGTGACCTCAGACCCCGACCTGCGGGCCCGGCTGTCCGCCGGCGCCCGCGCCCACGTGGCCCGCTTCACCTGGGAGGCCACGGCCCGGTCGATCCTCACCGCCCTGGCCGAGGAGGCCGAGCGCTGGCGGGACCGGCCCTGGCGGGCCTGGCGCCGAGGGTGACGCGGGCGCGCCCGCCCCGTCCGTCGGCGTGAGCGCGACCACGACGGCCCCGCCGGCCCCGTCGCGCCGCGACGCCCTGCGGCCCTGGGCGCCGGTCGGCCTGCTCGCCGCGGTCTGCTACGTCCCGCTGCTGCTGACCCACCGGGAGATGGTGGGGGCCGACACCAAGTCCTACCTCTACCTCGACCCGGGCCGCCTGCTCGGCCGGGCCTGGTCGATGTGGGACCCCAACGTGGGCCTGGGCACCGTGCCCCACCAGAACATCGGCTACCTGTGGCCCATGGGGCCCTTCTACTGGGCCGCCGAGACCCTCGGGCTGCCGGACTGGCTGGCCCAGCGCCTGTGGCTGGGCTCGATCCTCTTCCTCGCCGGGCTCGGGGTGCGCTACCTGCTGCGCACCCTGGGGCAGTCGGGGCCGGGGGTGACCGCGGCCATGTTCCTCTACGCCCTGTCGCCCTACGTGCTCACCCTGGGCGCCCGGATCTCGGCCCTGCTGCTGCCGTTCACGGCCCTGGGGTGGATGCTCGGCCTCACCATCCGCGCCACCCGGGAGCGGTCGTGGGTCCACCCCGCCCTGTTCGCCCTGGCCGTGCCCACCTTCGGGTCGACCAACGCCACCGCCCTGGTGCTCGTGGGCATCGCCCCCGCCCTCTGGATCCCCTACGCCACCTTCGTGCTGCGGGAGATCCGCCTGCGGGCCGCCCTGGCCGTCACCGCCCGCATCGGCGTGCTCACCATCGGCGCCTCGCTGTGGTGGATCGTCGGCCTCTGGGCCCAGGGGAGCTTCGGCATCGACGTCCTGCGCTACACCGAGACGGCCAAGACCGTCGCCGACGCCTCCTCCGCGCCCGAGCTGCTCCGCGGCCTGGGCTACTGGTACTTCTACGGCGACGACAAGCTCGGCGCCTGGATCGAGCCGTCGGTCGCCTACACCCAGAACCCCGGCCTCATCGTCCTGACCTACGCGGTGCCGGTGGTCGGCCTGCTGAGCGCGGCGGTGGTGCGCTGGCGCTACCGCTCCTTCTTCGCCGCCCTGGCGGTGGTGGGCCTGGTGGTCTCGGTCGGGGCCCACCCGTGGGACGACCCCTCCCCCCTCGGCGAGGGCTTCAAGGCCTTCCTCCAGTCCCAGGCCGGCCTGGCCATGCGCAGCCTGCCCCGCGCCGTGCCCCTCGTGAGCCTGGCCCTCGCCGTGCTCACCGGCGCGGCGGTGACGGCCCTCGGCGAGCGCCTCCGGCGCCTCGAGCGGCCCGCGGCCGGGGCCATCGTGGTGCTGGCGATCCTCGCCCTCCCGCCCCTGTGGCGGGGCCAGATGGTGGCCGACAACCTCCAGCGCGACGAGCAGGTCCCGGCGTACTGGACCGAGGCCGCGGCCGAGATCGACGCCCGGGGCCAGCTGCCCGCCGGCGGCTACGGGTCGCGCGTGCTGGAGGTGCCCGGCTCGGACTTCGCGTCCTACCGGTGGGGCGACACCGTCGACCCCATCACCCCCGGCCTGACCGACCGTCCCTACGTGGCCCGGGAGCTGATCCCCTACGGCACGCCCCCGTCGGCCGACCTGCTGAACGCGCTCGACCGCCAGATGCAGGAGGACCTCCTCGACCCCGACGCCATCACCCCGGTCGCCCGGCTGATGGGCGTCGGCGACGTCGT
Above is a window of Iamia majanohamensis DNA encoding:
- a CDS encoding glycosyltransferase family 4 protein, translated to MGDIAAAAGLQRVHLIAWRDLDDVEAGGSEVHAATVARLWAEAGLDVLMRTSWAQGHPNHGRRDGYEVVRKAGRYQVFPRTALAEVRKTYGRPDGLVEIWNGMPFFSPLWATVPRVVVLHHVHADMWKMVLPPNLARVGDTVERRVAPLIYRRSRMITLSPSSKEEMVELGFRPERIDVVPPGIDPRFTPGGTLAARPLVVGAGRLAPVKRFDRLIRAAAEARRTTPDLELVIAGTGPLKGELEELIAGLDAQEWVTLVGRVSDEELLDLYRRAWVIASSSVREGWNMTLTEAAACGTPAVATRIAGHVDAVADGQGGLLADDDAELAAHLAAVTSDPDLRARLSAGARAHVARFTWEATARSILTALAEEAERWRDRPWRAWRRG